The Zonotrichia leucophrys gambelii isolate GWCS_2022_RI unplaced genomic scaffold, RI_Zleu_2.0 Scaffold_116_142020, whole genome shotgun sequence genome has a segment encoding these proteins:
- the LOC135460881 gene encoding DNA-directed RNA polymerase II subunit RPB1-like, producing the protein MVSPRCHQGVTRVSPAGQCHQSVPRCPQSVTRVSPECHQGVTTVSPRCPQQGSATRVSHGVTRVSPQCHHGVPTVFPAVPSRAVPPVSPGCHHSVTTVSPRCPQQGSATGVTGLSPQCHHSVTTVSPECYQSVTSRAVSPECHHGVPTVSPQCHQSVPTVSPECPHGVPSRAVPPVSPQCHDIVPSVSPRCPHSVLTVSPWCPQCVTRVSPGCHQGVTTLSPVCHQSVPCCPQSVTRVSPVSPQCHQSVPTVSPAGQCHRCHQGVTSVSPECPTVSPECYQPGSVTRVSPWCPHGVPQVSPVSPQCPQMSPECYQGSPQVPPESLS; encoded by the exons atggtgtccccacggtgtcacCAGGGTGTTAccagagtgtccccagcagggcagtgtcaccagagtgtcccacggtgtccccagagtgtcaccAGAGTGTCACCAGAGTGTCACCAGGGTGTCACCACAGTGTCACCacggtgtccccagcagggcagtgccaccagAGTGTCCCACGGTGTCACCAGAGTGtcaccacagtgtcaccatggtgtccccacagtgttccctgctgtccccagcagggcagtgccaccGGTGTCACCGGGGTGTCACCACAGTGTCACCAcagtgtccccacggtgtccccagcagggcagcgcCACCGGTGTCACCGGGCTGTCACCACAGTGTCACCACAGTGTCaccacagtgtccccagagtgctACCAGAGTGTCAccagcagggcagtgtcaccagagtgtcaccatggtgtccccacggtgtcaccacagtgtcaccagagtgtccccacagtgtcaccagagtgtccccacggtgtccccagcagggcagtgccaccGGTGTCACCACAGTGTCACGacattgtccccagtgtgtcaccacggtgtccccacagtgtcctcacggtgtccccatggtgtccccaatgtgtcaCCAGGGTGTCACCAGGGTGTCACCAGGGTGTCACGacattgtccccagtgtgtcaCCAGAGTGTTCCCTGttgtccccagagtgtcaccagggtgtcaccagtgtccccacagtgtcaccagagtgtccccacggtgtccccagcagggcagtgccaccGGTGTCACCAGGGTGTCACCAGTGTGTCACCAGagtgtcccacggtgtccccagaGTGTTACCAGCCAGGCAGTGTCACCAGAGTGTCACCatggtgtccccacggtgtcccccaagtgtcaccagtgtccccacaatgtccccaga tgtccccagagtgttaccagg ggtCCCCCCAGGTCCCACCTGAGTCCCTGTCCTGA